The DNA region tttgtttgctgaggtaccccaaggaataaggaacactgagtgactcgagaggtttcgttgggaaggcattctcggagatgaagaaaggttccgtatgtctgccttgctatggaaggcgaaggtggacagttatagggagttccttaatacctgtagaggtactgttctttcactcgtgtcagtagccaatgcgtgattgatcagtatggcttcacgtgttttcttctttatcagcaatcttcgacaaattgtccgtaatttccgccaggctgagtgtgcatgtgacaggtgttgacgtgGCTGAAGAAGACTGGCGCTTCTTCAataactgggatcggcgcttcgacaaattacccgtgatttccgcaaagctgagtttgcgtgtgatgggtgttGACGAggttgaaaaagactggcgcctcttcgatatctgggatcggcgcttcgacaaattgcccgtgattttcgcaaagctgagtttgcgcgtgacgggtgctgacgaggctgaaaaagactggcgcctcttcgatacctgggattggcgctttaacaaattgcccgtaatttccgcaaagctgagtttgcgtgtgtcgggtgctaacgcgtctggaaaagcaagatgcttctccgatttctgagcttgcctcttcgatttttgaatcggcattttcgaactctgagctcgcctcttcgatctctgaaatcccgtcgagtgctgatttttttttatagaggcatgcagttcatttcaaagcacacttgaattttcgcttgtgaaaactcccttcttgcacttctaagatcttgattttttctgttttcttcttccttcaatactttgaaaatgtctggcccctccgatcgtcgttttgacttgaatcttggtgaagaggcagtcccttcttctccagacaacatatggcgcccatccttcatatcccccactggtcctcttaccgttggggattcagtggtgaagaatgatatgaccgctgcggtggtggcccggaaccttgtcactcccagagataacagactactttccaaacggtctgatgagttggctgttaaggattctctggctctcagtgtgcagtgtgcaggttctgtgtctaatatggcccaacgcctatttgctcgaacccgtcaagttgaatcattggcggctgaagtgatgagtctcaaacaggagattagagggctcaagcaggagaacaaacagttgcataagctcgcacatagctatgcgacaaacatgaagaggaagattgaccagatgcaggaatctgatggtcagattttacttgatcatcagaggtttgtgggtttgttccagcagcatttgccttcgtcttctgaggctctgccgactgctgaggcttcaaacagtcaacctccggcaCCTACTCTTCCTGGAGCTCCGCCGAGTTGTGAGGCGCCACGtaatcgtccttgaagatcccctcttgtaattttgagttgatttgattttttttttttttttaaggtatgtacacatttatgtaaaatttcctagaaaaataaaatggacttctatttctcttaatgcattttttttttcatgcggtgccatgtatatatatataatatatacccACACAATGTACATACACACGCACACCCacctttttccttttgcttttcggTGGTGTTCACATCCACCATCATAACTTAAGTGATGGCCACTGCTTGTCTGACGCAACTCcacaaatcatatttttatatataacaaatatatacacacatgtcACCACACCTCTTTGCCGTCCACTATCCccaaattttcctttatgttttatatatatatatatattttttctttttctggtgcCTGATGCCCCATCTTTTTTTCCACATGGTGGTGCTGATCCACcaagatttttttatattttcttttcttttcttttgccaAAAGCatcccttattttttttttttttttaatatattttttttttctgtataaaTTCGGGTGATGggtagaggaatttgcagggagcggagCAAGGAGGCCGAGAAGACGGTGCTTCGAGCTTCACGACCgactagtcgtttgacggcggtctttgaagttgttggcagctgcgaggcaagagacggaggtGACCTTGATGTCGGATCCAGCTAGAATCCAGAGCACAGCCACTGAGCCCAACCACAGAGCACAGCCACTGCACACCCGTACTGCCACCGAGCATAGCCACCGTACACCCATCGCACTGCCAGCATCTTCACTGCACTACCATCTATACTGCCTGTTGAACTTGCTGCACTGCCTTGTCGTCCTTGCACTGTTTCCTTGCTGCACAGCATCGCCGTCGCACCGTCGCAGCATAGCCTTTGCCATTGCACTGTCCACTGCATCTCCACTGCACCATCCCCATTGCTTCTGCACCGCACACTGTTTTGCATCTTCACTGCGTTGTTTCCTTGCTGCACAGCCTTGTCGTCCTCACTGCACAAAACTGCACTGCCCTATCTCGCTTGCTGCTGCATCACCACTGCAAGGGGAGAGACAGATTGACAGTGCTTCCGAAGCTTCTTCGCCACCGTCAACAGCGCCAATCTTCGCTCTCTTAGTTCAGCAAAAGCTTCAGGATCATTTGCGAGTCCAATGACCGAGTCATGAAGATGGAAAGCATGGATCCTGCAGCACCAACCCAAGTCATAACCTCAAGCCGAGTCAGAGACAACAATCTAAGTTACAACCTTCAAGTCCAGTGACTGAACTTGAAGATGGAAAGCATGGATCCTGCAGTACCAACCCAAGTCACAACCTCAGTCTTGCACTTCTTCCTTCTTTCGACTAGCTTTGGGAGACCAACCGAGAGAAGCAGCAGCAGTGATAACACCAGCTACAACAGCAGAATTCCGGTACTTGTCAGTCGATACCTTGGCAGTTGACACTCCAGAGGAAGAGGCATTTGGTTTGGCATCAGAGACTGAGCCTCCTGAGCTTCCAGCTGATAGATCTGCTCGTTCAGAAAGCGGCAACTGTTAGTCGTTGATCCTGATCTACCTGGCATCCCAAAAGCATCTTCAATTGGTGGAGCTCAAGAGGTATGGAACCAAGAAATCCTAAATCAGGGGCCAACGTTCCACAAAGATGAAAATATCTCTTAAATTCAGGATGACCACTTTTCCATCTGAGCACTCCACCACGAACCAGGGAAAGTGATCATCTTCTCCGCGATTGTTGGGAAGGAGGAAGAGTATAGAGAATTTGGTGTAGGCGGGGTATTCGAGCAGCTCGTGGACGCTGGTGGCGGGATCAATGGCGGTGGATCCGTTGATGGTGGCTTGGTTTGTGAGGAGGCTGAACTATTTGCGGAGCTCCGACGTCATGTGGAGATCTTCGCTGCCGGTGTTGAAGGCACCTGGGAAGATGCCGCGACTTTCTTCGTCCACTTGGGGCTTTTAAACGGCGCCGGATCGATTGGAATAGGGGACGTGGTTGGTAGCGTCTGGAGGGAAAATGAACAGTCGAAGTTGGCGTCGGCGCCGAGGCCGAAGGCGGCGCGCGCGAGGTTAGTGAGGCGCAGCGTTTCCTGGGCATTGGGTTGTTCTTCTCCGTTGCATCTCTGAAGAGGATTTCAGTGGATTGTGAGGAAATGGGAGTGTGAGCAACGGTGGTGTAGATCAACGGTTGAGTCACCAGCTGTACCGTGCAAAACTTGCCCTGAAGGCTGGCCGGTTGCTGCGGCTGACTTCAATATTGAAGCATGACTTTGATCTAAAATCTGGCCCACATTATCACCAAATCTCTGCTTCATAGATGCATCATCCATAGAATCTCTCTGAAGAGGAAGTTTTAATCTTTCCTCATACATCTTTGTAGCCATGGCATTTGCTGTTCCAGGATTTTGTCGCATGAGAGGATCATTTCCAACAAGCCCATTTGTAGGTCCATTGTGGAGATGTGCCCCATCTCTTATCTGATGCGGCTGTGGCGGTTTGACGGATGAGTGCATGCCGGCATCCGTAGCGACGGTGAAGGAGAGGCACCAGGTCCGGTGGATTCGCGGGAGATCGGTCCTGGGTTGGGCCGAGAGCATGATGATTTTCTGGAGGGTGTCGGCGGCGATGAACCGGAGATGGCGTTGTTCTGGAGCCCGATCGTGAGGAGCCGGGTGAGATTGTCTGGAAAGGGTCCCCGGAGGTTGTTGTCGGCGAGGTCGAGAAGCTTGAGCTTGGTGCAGTTGACGAGAGGAGAAACGGCTTGGTGCAGTTGACGAGAGGAGAAACGGTGCCGTTGAGGCGGTTGTTGTGGAGGTCGAGCTTCGAATCTCTCTGCACACCCATTTTCAAAAGCTTATCTGGCATGGACTCTGTGAAATGGAGGCAGGCTTTCTTGGAGGACCCAGGAGGGCTAGGATTTGGGCAGGGGGCCGGCCTTGGGCTTTCCCTTGATAAATGACAAAGAGTGAGAGTGGGCCAAGGGAGCTCGGCCTTGGCGTTGCTTGGAGAGTTAGGTGCGGATGGGCCTGGTGTTGCTTTGGAGAGATCTGGGTTTTGTGCTTCTTCTCAACCGAATTGGGCTTGTGGCTTAAACCTTTTGTTGCGGCTGGGCCGAGACACTCATACAtctacattttctttttttctcttttttttttttgtaaatacataataacatatgtattcatttttttttcctctttttctttttgtaatgaaattgactttctttaataaaacattttattttatttatttttttagtatgaCTGTACTCAAAGTTGAACATttgagttgcctacgtacccttccaaagaaagagatcaagtcaaaacgtagttcaaatacatacatatatatttttttggtattttttttttttttgtgccgtttgcagtttcagctcatgcaggcaaggagtgttggtgtcgtttgcagtttcaactcgtgcagacaaggagcgttggtattgccttttatgctcgtgcagaccaggagcgttgtgccatgcagtttaggctcgtgtaggcgaggagccttgtgtcttgcagtttaggctcgtgtagGCGAGGAgccttggttcgtgcagtttaggctcgtgcgaacaaggagcattggtgttgccttttatgctcgtgcagaccaggagctttgtgccatgcagtttagactcgtgcgggcgaggagaatttgtgaattttgtcaagtaatccgggagaggcgttcctcacaattttcatagcaaggagctttgaccgcgtgattgaagaagtcttcgggcagGAAATCGCGCATCATGATGGGGATGAAcgatctatgtgtcgaaatttcatcatcttcaacacgttcacgttgctttgaaggttgacaatagctgctttgccccctttccgattgaggagacgtatgcttcttgtgcaatttcttaggagtgacttgagtccatccttcaactttgcttgtctttgaggttgcccccagcggttgcggtgaaaactttgagttggaAGAGCCAaaagtgaaggtggtatagtttgacttcgccacttcgtcaagatctagctcgatgattcctttctgagccagcttcatgatgagatctttcagcacgaaacatttttctgtcggatgactgatgaagcggtggaatttacagtaccttggattgtaggtgcgattcatctcttccggccgtctgcactcaggcaaactgatcaccttcttgtccaacaggtcatctagcatggcaaccacatcagagttggggaatggataagtcttctcttcaagctccttcaaagtgcgtctacgcgtctcttgatcacgaaaagcttcggtttgaatcgccttgcctcgtgtggatattTTGACAGGAGATGTGTTGATcatcatcgcttccttggtgggtttccaagcagccttttccacctttgtcccaagaactttgtcgttcttgtagtcggcgatcggttctttcttcccatgatgggcgatgctcaactccatgtcatgggcgcgagtggccaattcctcgaaggtccgcggtttaatgccttgaaggatgtattgcaaaccccattgcatgccttggatgcacatctcgattgaagaggtttccgagagcctgtctttatagtcgaggcttagagtgcgccatctgttgatgtaatcaatgactggctcgtccttccactgctttgtgctcgttagctctagcatgctcacagcgcggcgggtgctgtagaaacggttgaggaattcccgctctaattgctcccaactgttgatggactcaggctctaagtccgtgtaccactcaaaggcatttcctttcagcgagcgcacaaactgcttggcgaggtagtctccctccgttcccgcgttgttgcaagtttcgacgaaatgtgcaacgtgctgctttgggtttccttttccatcaaactgcatgaactttggtggttgataacccattggcatccttagggcatcaatcttcttggaatagggcttcgagtagaacaaggaggtatgtgagctcccttcgtactgtgctttgatggtgttggtgatcatctcctgcagctgctggatagaaagagatcccatgagtgccgctgcttggtctggctccggcttcccatcgattttcttcatcggagttcttcgtctccgccagctcctccctttagtggatcatcctctgggtcgggtttatcgccgtcctgcgcctccagtcggttgactagtgctgcaatttgcaagtctttttcttccacagttcgggttagccttgcgattgcttcattcatttgagccagctgctcatcgattgaagttgctccaatggtcatgacttgcatggctgaactgtcgcttgaatcggcatcggatagcatggattcggagtatttccttgggctttccccctttggtgcccttagtgaggctaaggtgatcgaaggctcgtgccttgggtgcttttgttcccttggcagagttgatgcagaggtgaaagaggcggcagacgtagctcttgccatgcttcgagtcgtgatgcccaaagtgacaccagttgcgacgaTGACGCTTTTattctttgcgccggttgcgggaacagtttgagtcttccttgatgccattaattttggaagtgcgcttgaatttcttgaacggagaaagagatgagaggcagagattgtcccactgggcgtgccaatttgtgaacacggaaaattcctgaaacgaatgagacaagaacaacgtgcacaaacaaatatttgtatttgatgattttgggttacaatctctctctattttgatcctctgattcgatctccgtaaggtgttgattggtggatgttttgttgatccaagggccgttgatgcttgatcttggatgaatagttggaagtttcttcaaagggccgtgggcttgatctttgaaggtggatttgagcggatcttcaaggagccgttgggacttgatcttgaagaacagtgatgaacggatcttcaagggcttttgggcttgatcttgaagaacagtgatgaacggatcttcaagggcttttgggcttaatcttgaagaacggttggatgtgtgtggatttgtcgacgttgttgatccaaagggccgttggggcttgatcttggatgaacggatgatgaacgatggtgctttcttcaagggccgtcggggcttgatcttgaattggtggatgattgttgatccaaagggccgttggggcttgatcttggatgaacgatgaacgaagaacgaagagagctttcttgattcttcgggaacctagatgcttgagagcttcggagtttcagagcttcagagcttcaaggtgtaatatcaaTTCGTccccttaaatgaatgaaatgggcttgtatttatagaattttccaaggcctaactttgaatataatattccagatgaaataagttgtttctgccaggtgttgacacgtgtcctatttgatgacttttccaactcatttcaattttcgttgagtcacacgctacgtgtaaaatttatgtaatacatgagcgttgaaactttgatttatcggtcaacatttatttaccgaaatttcgatgtctacaagaATTTATAAATGCTCGTGATTTTAGGCGATGGTTACGTGGTCGTTTAGCTTTTTAAAACCCTCAAAatctcatgaataatgttttttatttgagtgcaaaattaataataattattgtaggagaatgaaaaatgtaaaataaatatacaaccattcgtaatgacaagctttacaactttcatgaaatgGTCAACTCCGAAATCAGAcaccataatccataaaccttagatttaaatttaaccattgaatgtcatttacgctttattctacTTAccgaattttatttttaagattttcattatttattgatttaaaacatattttctttAACGGGTAACAGATTGGGTCAAATTACttgataatattaacgggtcaaTTTCggatcgggtcatattacccatTTACTTTAACAGGTGTTACATGACATGACCTGTTAAGATATCAGGTATGTCATCAAAACAACACGAACAcaaaaaacacgacacgaatgtcaGATTTAGTCTGTACAACTAATTAGGGCTTAACTATGTTGTTGGGTCAATCAAGGACAAAACTATGTTGTTGGGCTGAATTTGCAAGCTCACTGGGCCCTCAAGTACGCAATGTTATTTCCCGCGTGGTAAAACGTGTTCCCGCCATAGCAGATTCCGGAAGTACAAATTAGGTTTTCACCATTTCCCATTATGCTAGGcttttcatctctctctctctctcactctctgtgCCAGTAGCGCTGCAATTCTTCCAGGGAATTCCTCTCAACCCTTTCCTACTTCCTAATTTTAAAACTccatttatgtatttatttttcttaatttatgttttagattcTTAGACTTGGCACAAAACCGAGTCCAATAACGTTTTAAAGTTCATGCACGTAGTGGAATAAAGCTTAATTGTTATTGTTGTATGTTTTAGATTCTAAACATATAGCCGACCCACTTAGTTGGATAAAGGTTGATCGTTGTTGTCGTAtgttttaggatataattttgATCATAAGATTCTCATCTGAGCAGTAAATATTCTTCGTTTTTATTAACTGATGTCATATAAAAGAGTATGGTTTTTTTCCCACTTCAGTGATTTTTCAACTAGATTGAGACAACGGccatgaaaaggaaaagaaagtcaACAGCTTCTCCTGCCACCCAAATGGTGAAAAACGATGAACACATTCAACAACTGGGAACTAACATAACCGATCTTCCAAAGTCTTTCATTCACGATGTTCTACTGAAGCTCCCGACGAGGAACATTATTGCGTGCAAATGTGCATGCAAGACTTGGTATGGTCTAATTTCGGACCCCGAATTTGCTAAGTTACACTTTTCACAAGCACAGCCCTTTCCCATCATCCGGCCCCTGGATCCGTCCCGTGTGTCAAGAATCCTTTACTTGGCTGAGCTGGAAGACGGGTCTGGTTTTGATTTGAGGAAGTGCACCTGTAAGATTAACTATGATCGGTCTGGGGGTGGAAAGTCTTACATCCACATGAAACTCACCAAATACAAAATCCCGTTGCGCAATGCGGATGAGGTAATCGATAGCCAGGGCAATGTGGCGAGTTCGGTGGGTGGGAGGAACCATCATGGCAGGAAACGGAAGCCTTGTATCAGGATAAGGCCGAATCATCACAAGTACAAGGTGGTAAATTCGTGTAACGGCTTCCTTTGCCTGTCTAGTCCAGTCACTAATGACCCTGTTGTTGTCTGCAATCCGATCACCGGCGAGTTTATACACCTTCCGGAATCAGCCTCTAAGTgcgagaaggaaaaggaatcgtATGATTGTGGATTTGGTTTCAATCCAAAGACAAATGAATATAAGGTGTTGAGAATATTTCAGCAAAGGGAACCCTACACTAAAGTGGCTGAGGTGCACACACTTGGGACAGACTCGTGGAAATTTGTTGGTCCTGCTCCATTCTTCCTATCCATGCTAGAACACACCACCTATGTGAAAGGAGCACTTTATTCGTTCTACTACGAGAGTTTAGGTTATAAAATATACTCTTTTGACTTGGAAACCGAAAAGTCTGAATCTGTTCCATCACCTCCTATTCGACTGGAGAAATCTCGTACTGTGAGCATGGGAGTTTTGGGAGATTGCCTTTGTTTGTGTGATTATGACGTTTTACGCATCAAGTTTTGGGTATTGGATGATCACGGTGCACAGAAAATATGGAGGCAGAAGATTTCTGTTTATACTGAAAATTGTGGAAGGTGGCCATATGGCTTATATAAATCGATGAACTACTTAAAGAATGGGGCTTTGTTGATGTTTCATTCCCGCACTAATTCCTTTTTCTACTATCACCCAAGAAGATATCGTAAGGCCATTTATCTTAAGATTCGTGGGTTTAAGTCGGATTTTGAAGCAATTAGTCATGTTCCAAGCTTGATTTCACTCAAGGACATTCTGGTGGGAAGTGATGTACAAGTCCTGCATATACATTCAAGGTAAGGATGTGAAACATTGAAATATCTTTTTACCTTCTGTGCTTACACCTTATCTGAATTGTTTGTATTTTGATCTAGTCCTGATTTTCTATAAATAGCAAAAATTTTAAGCTTTTTAAGTTCATCAGGGTCCCAAGTTACTTGTTGTGATATACGGAAAACATGTATGCTTTGCAACTGCAACTCCGCAATCTAAACATGAATACATCACTTGGTATGTTTACGATTTGCTTCCCAATCGATTTGACTGCCATCAATGATTTTTATTGTCTTTAGATCTAGGTGATTGAGTTGCTTTCACTTGGTGCTGACAAATTGGGTTAGCATCTCGTTGGATCTTTACACAAACGGATGCTTACTGCTTACATAGACACATATACGTATGTATTCATGTATGTGCGAGTACTTTACGTAAGGGCAAGTAGGATTCAGTGTTTTTCATTTCCCATATATTGCTTGCCTTAATATGTATTGTCTTTTGACATCTGATTTGATCGTGCTGTGAAAGTCGGGCAAAGATTGATATTGCAATATCTGTTTTCTCAAACGTTACTTCTCAAGCATCGAGAGACGAACATCTTGGTATTATTGACTGCTATTTGTTTCAAAGTATTGTACTTTTAATTTGTCACATCTGTTGACACAGGTGCGCAGAGTTGAGGCTGCTAGGAGAGTCCAAAGCTCTTTttctggatgaagaaattgCGGAGTTGGCATCTGATTTTAATTCTTCCGACAGTGGTggtgaagatgaagatgaagatgaagaatgAAACAAACATAATAGCGGAGGTGATGCAGTCTTACAATGGCGGAGTGTTACCTGTCTAAGGCGGTAAACTACCATTTTGTTAAAGGGTTTAACTGCCCTTAGTGCTATATATTT from Malus domestica chromosome 01, GDT2T_hap1 includes:
- the LOC103423561 gene encoding F-box/kelch-repeat protein At3g06240-like, whose product is MVKNDEHIQQLGTNITDLPKSFIHDVLLKLPTRNIIACKCACKTWYGLISDPEFAKLHFSQAQPFPIIRPLDPSRVSRILYLAELEDGSGFDLRKCTCKINYDRSGGGKSYIHMKLTKYKIPLRNADEVIDSQGNVASSVGGRNHHGRKRKPCIRIRPNHHKYKVVNSCNGFLCLSSPVTNDPVVVCNPITGEFIHLPESASKCEKEKESYDCGFGFNPKTNEYKVLRIFQQREPYTKVAEVHTLGTDSWKFVGPAPFFLSMLEHTTYVKGALYSFYYESLGYKIYSFDLETEKSESVPSPPIRLEKSRTVSMGVLGDCLCLCDYDVLRIKFWVLDDHGAQKIWRQKISVYTENCGRWPYGLYKSMNYLKNGALLMFHSRTNSFFYYHPRRYRKAIYLKIRGFKSDFEAISHVPSLISLKDILVGSDVQVLHIHSRCAELRLLGESKALFLDEEIAELASDFNSSDSGGEDEDEDEE